A stretch of the Massilia sp. W12 genome encodes the following:
- the tssI gene encoding type VI secretion system tip protein TssI/VgrG yields MNNSATEHIISLLNGGGKRLLKLYFPREDGPDAGLLVNRLVADEGVSRDFCYTVTLLSDDSEIELKDVLGRMVCVELQCEGRTQRYFNGYCFEFERTDVQQNLSVYKMVLRPWLAFFKLRRNHHIFHDMTITEQSKEIFLYSGTASHDFMIKQGDPKRTFSCQYGETDYNYLHRRWEEMGWHYWYEHSLNGHRLIISDNSCTSRPLDGKLKLMLHHDGGATKEDRIHSWEPQRQAVAGKVEYASYDFKNPDPQLAAHKSTHEQGDVFKIEVYAYQGLYGFKEREHGAQMTRRHMEQIESAAKNFEGRGECRTMQAGRYFQLGMAYHTPGNEADMEFFITDVFHVVDNNYLNGSGAHATYDNRFRCLRRRIPWRPQQGFNSEAAPDPGMDTATVVGPDGEEIHTDKYGRIKVQFHWDRIGEFNEKSCAWLRVMTPWAQNQFGIIALPRVGSEVVVQFLQGNPDRPLVLGQVYNERHMPPWALPMNRTQSGILTRSSKGGTPANANALRFEDKKGEEEVWLHAEKNQRIEVEHDESHWVGHDRSKKVDHDETVVIKNNRRENVGNDETININHNRTETVGNNESITVEKDRTIEIKQNERITIGKVQITKAGEHMEFVCGAAKIVLQSDGGIYLHGTHIEIQGSQAINADGGMVFINDGKSKAPPKA; encoded by the coding sequence ATGAACAACAGCGCAACAGAACACATCATCAGCTTGCTCAACGGCGGCGGCAAACGTCTGTTGAAACTGTATTTTCCGCGCGAAGACGGGCCTGACGCCGGCTTGCTGGTCAACCGCTTGGTGGCGGACGAAGGCGTATCGCGCGATTTTTGCTATACCGTCACCTTGTTGTCGGATGACAGTGAAATCGAGCTGAAAGATGTGCTGGGGCGCATGGTCTGCGTCGAATTGCAGTGCGAAGGACGCACGCAACGCTATTTCAATGGCTATTGCTTTGAATTTGAGCGCACCGATGTGCAACAGAACCTGTCGGTGTACAAAATGGTGTTGCGGCCCTGGCTGGCGTTTTTCAAACTGCGCCGCAATCATCATATTTTTCACGACATGACCATTACCGAGCAGAGCAAGGAAATCTTCCTCTACTCCGGCACCGCCAGCCATGATTTTATGATCAAACAAGGCGACCCGAAACGCACTTTTTCCTGCCAATACGGCGAAACCGATTACAACTATCTGCACCGGCGCTGGGAGGAAATGGGTTGGCATTACTGGTATGAACACAGCCTGAACGGGCACCGTTTGATCATCAGCGACAATTCCTGCACCTCGCGCCCGCTGGATGGCAAACTCAAGCTGATGCTGCACCACGACGGCGGCGCCACCAAAGAAGACCGCATCCACAGCTGGGAACCGCAGCGCCAGGCGGTGGCCGGCAAAGTGGAATACGCCAGCTACGACTTTAAAAACCCCGACCCGCAATTAGCGGCGCACAAGAGCACACATGAGCAAGGCGATGTGTTCAAAATTGAAGTCTATGCGTATCAGGGTTTATACGGCTTCAAAGAACGCGAACATGGCGCGCAAATGACGCGTCGGCATATGGAGCAAATCGAATCCGCCGCCAAAAATTTTGAAGGACGCGGCGAGTGCCGCACGATGCAAGCCGGACGCTATTTCCAGCTGGGCATGGCGTATCACACGCCGGGCAATGAGGCTGACATGGAATTTTTCATCACCGATGTGTTCCATGTGGTGGACAATAATTATCTGAACGGCAGTGGCGCGCACGCCACTTACGACAACCGTTTCCGCTGCCTGCGCCGGCGCATTCCCTGGCGCCCGCAGCAGGGTTTCAACAGCGAAGCAGCGCCCGATCCGGGCATGGACACCGCGACCGTGGTCGGCCCCGATGGCGAAGAGATTCACACCGATAAATATGGCCGCATCAAAGTCCAATTTCACTGGGATCGGATTGGTGAATTCAATGAAAAGAGCTGCGCCTGGCTGCGCGTGATGACGCCCTGGGCGCAAAACCAGTTCGGCATCATCGCCCTGCCGCGCGTCGGCAGTGAAGTGGTGGTGCAATTCCTGCAAGGCAATCCCGACCGCCCCCTGGTGCTGGGACAGGTGTACAACGAACGCCATATGCCGCCCTGGGCTTTACCGATGAACCGCACGCAAAGCGGAATTTTAACGCGCTCCAGCAAGGGCGGCACACCGGCCAATGCCAACGCCCTGCGTTTTGAGGACAAAAAGGGGGAAGAGGAAGTCTGGTTGCATGCAGAAAAAAATCAGCGCATCGAAGTTGAACATGACGAATCGCACTGGGTGGGACATGACCGCAGCAAAAAAGTGGATCATGACGAAACCGTGGTGATCAAAAACAACCGGCGCGAAAATGTGGGCAATGATGAAACCATCAACATCAACCACAACCGCACCGAAACCGTGGGCAATAATGAGAGCATTACGGTGGAAAAAGATCGCACCATCGAGATCAAGCAAAACGAGCGCATCACGATTGGCAAAGTACAGATCACGAAAGCTGGCGAACATATGGAATTTGTGTGCGGCGCGGCTAAAATCGTTTTACAAAGCGATGGCGGGATTTATCTGCACGGCACGCATATTGAAATCCAGGGCAGCCAGGCGATTAATGCGGATGGCGGCATGGTCTTCATCAACGACGGCAAATCAAAAGCGCCGCCCAAGGCGTAA
- a CDS encoding DUF3289 family protein, with the protein MSNFPGLSNSPLSGAGALAPGAQLTPGDISRFGSYLNMRTLAQPLLLAQSQKKPGRNYNDTGLADDLRYGDYSAEQIRALRWNFRLDFIEHLPARTYFASLREMASLFSMGNLQINIQKMIDHFQGSSGCDFSSKELNTAIAGHHRYLKFSQEVLAAIHPVLKKRQGDPNKIVVNEDFQIKSKLVFNDKSDIAGGLTIAINDVWAWRVELTGYGMSGKEYAGTLRISLFDHFGLDVPDVDYSKVYGNLGGFRAWFILQHYVNFAYKPFITKAVFDYPFAGSLA; encoded by the coding sequence TTGAGCAATTTCCCCGGATTATCCAATTCGCCATTGAGCGGTGCTGGCGCCTTGGCTCCAGGAGCACAGTTGACGCCAGGCGACATCAGCCGTTTCGGCTCGTATCTGAACATGCGCACCCTGGCGCAGCCGCTGTTGCTGGCGCAATCTCAAAAGAAGCCGGGGCGAAATTACAACGATACCGGCCTTGCCGATGATTTGCGCTATGGCGACTACAGCGCGGAACAAATCCGCGCCTTGCGCTGGAATTTTCGCTTGGATTTTATTGAACATCTGCCCGCACGGACATATTTTGCTTCTTTGCGCGAGATGGCATCGCTGTTTTCCATGGGGAATTTGCAGATCAATATTCAAAAAATGATTGACCATTTTCAAGGCAGCAGCGGTTGCGATTTCAGCAGCAAAGAACTGAATACAGCAATTGCCGGCCACCACCGTTATCTGAAATTTTCTCAAGAAGTGCTGGCTGCAATCCATCCTGTTTTAAAAAAGCGTCAGGGCGATCCGAATAAAATTGTCGTCAATGAAGATTTTCAAATTAAAAGCAAGCTGGTGTTCAATGATAAGTCCGATATCGCAGGCGGTTTGACAATTGCCATCAATGATGTCTGGGCTTGGCGTGTTGAATTGACCGGCTATGGGATGTCCGGCAAAGAGTATGCCGGCACGTTGCGCATTTCTTTATTTGATCACTTTGGTCTGGACGTGCCGGATGTGGATTACAGCAAGGTGTATGGCAATTTGGGCGGCTTCCGCGCCTGGTTTATCCTGCAGCATTATGTCAATTTTGCGTATAAGCCATTTATTACCAAGGCGGTATTTGACTACCCTTTCGCCGGGAGTTTGGCATGA
- a CDS encoding PAAR domain-containing protein yields MGKPAARIGDMHVRPGGGGPIVEGCVTVIIAGMPAARTGDKAVCAPGMDVVGPGAPGVIIGGKMAARMGDSHACGGKIVSGCPTVIIGDKVGGAGAAPVTVKLAQQFSQQVDLADFIGMDPATGRAIENLPYEFRDKKGNVLLSGVTDHVGDTARVFTESAMDLYLYVGEGEWSLSMDGMHESGEDDK; encoded by the coding sequence ATGGGAAAACCGGCAGCCAGAATCGGCGATATGCATGTTCGGCCCGGCGGCGGCGGGCCGATTGTGGAGGGTTGCGTCACGGTGATCATCGCCGGCATGCCAGCCGCGCGCACCGGCGACAAAGCCGTCTGCGCGCCCGGCATGGATGTGGTCGGCCCCGGCGCGCCGGGTGTCATCATCGGCGGCAAAATGGCTGCGCGCATGGGTGATAGCCATGCATGCGGCGGGAAAATTGTCAGCGGTTGCCCCACGGTGATCATCGGCGACAAAGTCGGCGGCGCCGGCGCCGCCCCGGTCACAGTCAAGTTGGCGCAACAATTCAGCCAGCAAGTGGATTTGGCCGACTTCATTGGCATGGATCCGGCGACCGGGCGCGCGATTGAAAACCTGCCGTATGAATTCCGCGATAAAAAGGGGAATGTGTTGTTGAGCGGGGTGACGGATCATGTGGGGGATACGGCACGGGTGTTTACAGAATCCGCTATGGATTTGTATTTATATGTAGGCGAAGGGGAATGGTCTTTGTCTATGGATGGTATGCATGAAAGCGGCGAAGATGACAAATGA